The window GACATCCATCGCCGCTTCGCGGCGCAGGAATGGCAGGTGATCGGCCCGGTGGACGGCAACGATGTCGCGGCGCTCGAAAAAGCGATCGCGCTCGCCCGCCAGGAAACGGAGAAACCGTCCCTGATCCACGTCAAAACGGTCATCGGCTTCGGCAGCCCGTTCGCCGGCCAGGCCGATTGCCACGGCTCTCCCCTGGGCCCGGAAAAAGTCGCGAAAACCAAGGAAACGCTCGGCTGGCCGTTGTCGCCGGCGTTTCACGTGCCGGCCGAGGTGGCCGAATACCTGGGCCGGGCCGTGGAGCGCGGCGCCGGTTACGAAGCCGAATGGCAACAAAAGTTCGCCGCCTATGCCGCGGCTTATCCGGAATTGGCCGAAAAATTGCGCGGCCAGATGGAAAACGCGCTGCCGGCCGGTTGGGACGAAGGCCTGGCGGAACTTTTCGCCGGTGAAACCAAGCCGGTCGCGACGCGCGCCGCCTCGGGCAAGGTGCTGAATCAGCTCGCGAAGAAAATCGACTGGCTGCTGGGCGGCAGTGCCGACCTAGCCCCCAGCAACCAAACCTGGATCAAAGGCGAACCCGAGTTGTCGCCCGAAAATCCCGGCGGCCGCAACATCCATTTCGGTGTCCGCGAACACGCCATGGGCGCCATCGCCGGCGGCCTCGCCCTGCACGGCGGCATCATCCCTTACACCGGAACCTTCCTGACTTTTTCCGATTACATGCGCACGCCGATGCGCCTGGCGGCATTGATGGGTATCCGGGCGATCTATCTCTTCAGCCACGACAGCATCGGTTTGGGCGAGGACGGCCCGACGCACCAGCCGATCGAACACGCCATGCTGCTGCGGCAGATCCCGAATCTGGTGCTGATCCGGCCCGCCGACGCGGCCGAAACCGTGGAAGCCTGGAAAGCGGCGCTGACCCGCGACAACGGCCCCACCACTTTGCTGTTGACCCGGCAGAACGTGCCGATTTTCGACCGCGCAAAGTACGGCGCGGCGGCCGGCCTGCATCGCGGCGGTTACGTGTTGTGGGATTCGACCGGAAAAACCCCACAGATCATTTTCATCGGCACGGGATCGGAACTGTCGCTGGCGCTGGCGGCCGGCGAAAAGCTGGCGGCCGAAGGCCTCGCCGTCCGCGTCGTCTCGTTGCCTTCCTGGGAGTTGTTCGACCGGCAGGACGCGGCGTATCGCGAAACGGTGTTGCCCGCGGCGGTCCGGGCCCGCGTCGCGGTCGAAGCCGGCAGTACCCAGGGATGGCAAAAGTACGTGGGGCTCGACGGCGCGGTGATCGGCCTGGATCGTTTCGGACTCAGCGCGCCCTTTGGGGTCTTGTACGAAAAATTCGGTTTTACGGTCGAGAATCTGGTCGCCACGGCGAAAAAGTGCTTAAAATGATCGCGGGAACGAGCGGCGCCAGAAAAACCCTTTGACAAAACAGGCGGATCTGGCTACCCATAGAGTGTTATCCGAAAACATTTGGCGTTGGTCGCTCGTGGCGAAAACGTCTCCATTCGACTTGCTACAGGAGTGAGAAATGAAACGTTTGGTATTTGCGTTGGCATTCTCGCTGGTATTTGGTTTGGCGGTAATGGCTTTCGCGGAAGGCGAAGAAGGCACTGCGGTGAAAACCGACTGGACCAGCAACATCCAAGTCGGCGGATACATCGACGTCCGTCCCAGTTTTTATTGGTTCACTCCCGAAAACGGCGACCTGAAGGAAACGCATCAAAGCGACATCGTTTTTTACCAAGCCGGCCTGACGGTCACCGCGGTTCCGTTCTCCGCCGTACGCGGCGTGGCGACCGCTTACTACGGCGAAGGGCCGGTCAACTGGGCGAATACGGATCTGGGCAACAATGCCGCCGGTTCGCTGTATTTTGACGAGGGCTACCTCCAACTGGGCGACGGCAACGGCCTGTATGCCCGCTTCGGCAAATATTACATCCCGACGGTCTCGAAAGACACCTTCGGCATGCATTTCAACCTGCTGCAACGGAACCTGTATGCCAACCCGGTAGCGCTCGGCGCGGGCTACAACCACAAGTACTTCGGCGTCAGCGCCCACCTGTTCAACGGCCGGCACGACACGGTCAGTTCGTCGGGCAACCCGGACAACGACATCATCGACACCTACTCGGCGGCCCTCAATGTCAATCCGCTGGCGATGTTCGAACGTTACAACCTGACCATCGGCGGCTTCTACCTGACCGACGCCACCGAAACCTGGGGCCAGTTCGACGCGCTCTTCAACGGCCCTGCCATCAACTACGATGAAAACGTTCCCCTTTACGGCGGCTACCTGGTCGGCCGGTTCTACTTCTCCGATCTGGTCGGCCTGGGCGTGCGCGGCGAATACGCCACGACGGGCAAGTTCGACAAGGAAGATTATCTCGACGCCAAAGGCGACGATACCGCGATCAGCTTCATGAACGCCGAAGTGGCCTTGTTGTTCTGGGAAAGCGTGCTGCAGTTGGGCGGCAAGTACGAGTCGGTCAACGGCCTCGACTATTTCGGCGTCACCAGCCCGACCAGCCCGTATTACGATCCGAAATACGAAGCCGTCAGCTATCACCGTTACGGCGGTTTCCTGCGCACCAACCTGATGGAAGAGCTTTCCCTCGGTTTGGAATACCTCGCCGGCGCGGATGACGAAGGCAATGCCGACAAGGAATTGCAGATCCAGGCGCGCCTGGATTTCTAGCCCCTCGTTTGCGTCCGAAACAAGAGGCCGACCCTCGCGGGCCGGCCTTTTGATTTTATGCGGCAACGAGTAATCGCGCTTACGCCGCCGGCTTCAACGCCTCCGGTTGTTCCGTCGCCGACGCTTGCGGCACCTGTCCCGCCCTTTCCATTGTGATGTAATAGATTTGGATCAGCGCGCTGACCGAGTGCTGCACGTAATCGATTTGAATTTCCGGGCTCCAGTAGCTGAACATATAGCCGCCGAACGCCGCCTTCGGATGCGTGAAAAACATGGTGTTGACGTCATCGTACTGGTTGCGCATCAGGAACGCGGCGCCTTTTTGCAACACCTCGAAATAGCGTTCCCGTTGTTTGGCGTCGTTCAGTTGTTGCGCCAGACGATACAGCGCGCCGGTCGCCTCCAACCGGCAAGCGGTCGCCACCGAACTCGGGTTACGATAATAACCGCCGATCAGGGTTTCGTCCTTACCCGAATCGTTGAACTTGGCGTCCATGGCCTTGAAAATGCGTAGGGCATGCGCCACCTGGTTGGCCTTCGGCTTGAATTTGTGCACCTCGTTGATGGCATAGCCCAGCCAATGATCGTGCGGGATCTGGGCATCGTCGATTTTGGCGTCGCGCACGTCGGCGATGTAGTCGATGCCTTTGGACGCCACGTCGATCCAATGCGGATTGTTGTCGATGGCGTGCAGCGTCGCCAGGCCGAAAAAGGCCTCGCCCGGGTAATAAAGCACCGGCTTGTCCTTCTTGTCCTGATCCGCCGCCGCGAGGTAATACCGCATCCGCACATCGCCGTTGGGCTGCATCAGGTAGTCGATGAACTTGGCATAGCCTTCCATCAACGGCAGGTACTGCCGATCGCCGGTCGCTTTGGTGTACCAACTGAAGGCCAGCAGCGACAAACCGGCGCCGCCGAGTTTGGCATATTCCATTTTCGGATCGAACAGCGCCTGCCAATCCATTTTTTTCGCGTCATCGTCGTTCGGGCCGCGCGAATGCTTCTGCAACCAGCCCAGCGCCCGCTTCGCCGCCGCGAGCATTTCGGGATCCTGCGTGATTTCATAGATCTGCATCATGGCGAAGGTCGTGCCGGCATGGCGCAGCTCGTTGTACGACTTGGAATAACGGTGCGTTTGCGGGTAATACAGGTAGTTGAACTCGCCGTCTTCCTTCACCGCCTGCTTCAAATATTCGCCGGTATCGACGATCGATTTTTTCAGCCGCTCGGGCGTGGGGTCGTAACCGTCGGCCCGGCCACCGCGTTTCAGGTTCCAGACGCCGCCGTTGCCGTCGTCCATGAAGGAAATGGTGGTGAACAACGCGTAGGTGAGCTGGTCGGCGCGGATCTGATCGCGGGCCACGCGACCGATGCCGCGATGTTGCAACAATTTTTTCATCATCGAGTAGGAGTAGCGGCCTTTTTTGTCGATCACGCTCCAATCCTGCAGTTCCTGCGGGAGCAAGGCGACCGGCGGATCGGTTTGGAAAATGGCGCCTTGCGTGGAGATGTCGCCTTTCCAGTGCTTCTTGGTTTCGTACGAGCGCTCATCGGTGCTTTCATCGATCAAATCGATGCGTAAAACGGCCTTGTCCAATTCCTCGTTGGCGGCCAGCCGCCGGAGGTTGTCGACGGCATTTTTCAAGGCTTTTTGAATGGAATCGCCCCAACCGTAGCCGGTCAACGCCGCCTGGTTGGCGCGCGGCAGGCTGACGAAAACGCCGCGTTTTTCATCGGCATAGATCCGCTTGTAGCGGTCCCGATCCTCGGGAAGCGTTTCGCCCTTGAGGTAGGCATGCGCCAATTCGAGCGCGTGCTTTTTTTCCAATTCGGTGAGCGTCGTTTTGCGAACATTATAAAAATCCGCGTTTTTCGACCGCGTCTGCCCACAGGCGGCGGCAAAACCGATCGTCACCAGCAGAAACAAAACCAAAATCATCGTGCGCTGTTGCCGCATGCTTCCTCCGTGCGTCCATGAGAATCGCGAATGTAACAACCCACCTTCCCGGTCGTCAATCAGGTGTCGATCGTTAGACTATTTCTGCGCCCATTTGATTAAATCGGAATGAATCCGTTCGAGACGGCTTTGTTCGCGCCCGCGGCGGCGGCATTGCTCCAGAAAGCCCGACCAGACCATCCCCAAAACCAAACCGGCGGCGGCGGCGACCAGGGCGGCGACCCAACCGACGCTGAACAGCAACGCCACGGCCACGAGCAATCCCGTCAGATGGGGCCAGAGTTCGAACAGCCACAACGGCAGGTTGCGATACGCCAGCTTGATCAGCATCAGGGCGATCACCACTCCGGCAAACCCGAGGATCAGAAAGAACAGAATATGCAAGGCGTCGTATTCACCCATCGCTTTTCTCCATTTTTCAGCCTCCGCCGAAAAAACAATTTGTCATCACCGGATGCCCTAGTTATAATTTTTCTCGCTTCAGGAAACAATGCACATGACCAAGGACGAAATTCTCCTCGCCTTACGCGAGCGACGAAGCCTGGCGGGGCTGGAGCCGGCGAACCTGGATTTGACCGGCGTCGATTTTACCGGCGTGGATTTATCCGGGACCACCTTTCGCGCTTGCCGGCTTTCCGGAGCGATCTTTCGCCGGGCCGTCTTGTCCGGGGCGCGTTTCGATCGTTGCCGATTGGCCGGCGCCGATTTTACCGAAGCCGACTTGCGGGGCCTTGGTTTTTCGCAGTGTCGGGGCTTGCCGCCGCGAACCATCGCCCGCTTGGAGTCACAAGGAGCTGTCGTGAATAAACCAACCGGAAACTATGCGGCGATCCTGGGTGCGGCGGTCATTCTATTGACGGCGCTTTTGGTTTATTGGCTCGTGCCGAATTCTTCCCCGTCGGTGAACCCGACGAATCCGTCCGCGGCGGCGCCGGCGACCGACGCCGCAGCGGCCAAACCGGAAAACGAGGAAGCCGCCGCGCGACAGGCCGAGGAAATTGGCGATTGGCCCGGCGCCGTCGACCGGCTGCAAAAATTGACCACCCGCGAGCCAAACAACGCCCAACTGTTGTTGCGCTACGCCCGCGCCGCTGAAAACGCCGAACGCTACGATGTCGCGGCCGCGGTTCTCGAACGCCTGAAACCGCTCTCGCTCGGCGAGGCCGAACGGTTGCAAATGCAGACGCTGACGGCGGCGCTGCAAATACGGACCGGCAAGCGCGAGGAAGGCAACGCCCTGTTCGCTCAAATGCTGACCCAACACATCAGCGAGGCCGGGCTGTTGAATCGCCGCATGATCCTGCTGGAATGGGGAACCGTGGCCTGGAAAACCGGCGATCTGAAGGGGGCGCGGCAGCATTTTGAGGCGTTGCTGGCCATCAGCGCCCCGGAAGAAGCCGCCGGCATCAATCTGAATCTGGCGCTGGTCGAACGCGCGGCGGGCAACCGCGCCGCCGAAAGAGCGGCCTACCTGGCGGTCATCAACGACGCCAAGGCCTCGGAAACCATGAAAGCCAATGCGGAAATCGCCGTATCGTTGTTGGACCTCGAGGGTCAGGAACCGGGAAAACGATTCGCCGCGCTCGGCGTCGCCATTGCCAAGGGCGCCGACCCCGGACAGGCTCTGCAGGCGATTCGGCGGATCATCGAACAAAACGGCAAAAAGCTGAGTCCCGAGGCGATGATCGCGCTTTATCGTCAGGCGATGCCTTTACTGGAAAAAGCTGCGCCGCAACTCAATGATTTGCGGGTTGACCTCGCCAACCTATTGCTGCGGCAGGCCATGGCGGATGAGGCGCTGAAGATCTATCGGCAGGTGGCGGAACAATCGCCGGTCGCGGCGCAACGGGCCTGGGCCGCGGACATGGCGATGGAACTGCAAAATCGCCAAAAAGCGAGCGAACCGGCGCCTGGCGCCAAATGAGGCTCACGCCCCTTTCCGCCACGGAACGCATCCTCGGTCGGGCGGAAGATAACAGCGTGATTACAGGCATTTTATCAGGTATCGACCGAAAGTCGTTTGACACCCTGACAAGGGCTATGTTAATTGTGATATTCAAGTTTTAGCAACGGTCCGTTCAGTAATGCCTTTGGCATGACGATTCGCAAAACCGTGCGCTTCCTATCGTGATGAGAGGTTTCGGCCTTTTCTCGAAAGGGGTTCTCCTGATGCAGCGTATAATCCTTTTAGCGCTAACCTGTTTGATTTTGCTTGTTGCCATTCCCGCGTTCGCCGGCCTGGGCGGTACGGGCCTCAATTACGGCTTCGGCGCCCGGGGCATCGCTCTCGGCGGCGCGTATTCGGCTCTTTCGGGAGATTCCTCGAGCGCCTTTTTCAATCCGGCCGCCATGGCCATGCTGGAAACCTCGCAGATCGGACTGTCTTACTTGTACGCGCAGCCTGAATTCTCCGGCGGCCCCAAGGGAGACCCCTACACCTTCGACCATTCCAACAAGATCATTCAGGCCAACCTGGCGACCAAATTGAACACGCTGTTTAAAACCGAGCACCCCTTCTTCTTCGGTTTGAATATCGCCCTGGATGACAACACCGCCGCCTTCATCCGTTTTCGCGACGTGCAAAACCCCGAGGGCGAATACATCCGCTACGGTTCGTTCGGCTTCACCCTCAACGCCACCCTCGGCTTCGGCATCACCGACTGGCTGTACCTGGGCGGCGGCGTGCTGACGACGCTGCACGCCACCTCGCAATTCACCGTCAGCACCGATCTGTCGGGCAAGACCCAGCACGAGGGGAACACCCTGGAAAGCGACACGGTCTTTGCGCCCCTGGCCTCGGCGTTGCTGCACTTCGATCTGGTGGACATCGGCGCGACTTTCCACGGCCGCCACTGGGGCCAATTGGCACCCATTACGGTCGAAGCCGAAGCGAACGTCGGCAGCAGCCCGCTGGCCTCGTTGCCGATGAAGCTTTATTACAAAGACAACTACAGCCCGCACCGGGTCGGCCTGGGCACCTATTGGCGGCCCCTCAACTGGATGAACATCGCGGCCGACGTGGTCTGGCTGAATTGGGGCGACTTCGACGACGAAATCACCATTGACGACCTGCCCCGCCGCGATATTCCGATCGAATTCAAGGACATTTTCGTGCCGCATCTCGGGTTGGAATTCGTGCCGATCCAAAACCTCTTCGTGCGGTCCGGCTACTACTACGAGGACAGCCCCATCGTGAAAGGCGGGACGAGCCAGAACATGATGCTGGACAACACCAAACACGTCGGCAGCGCCGGCGTCGGTTACAACTGGCAGAATCCGCCGCTGTTGCGTTATCCGCTCGGATTTGATGCCGCTTACATCCTGCAATATTTGGTGCCGCGCGACATGGAATCGTCCGACAGCAAGAAATACGAGAGCTCCGGCTACATGAACGGCGTCGTGGCCACCCTCACTCTCCGTTACTAGAGAAAGGAAACGGCCATGTCGATCAGACGATTGCTGATTATTGCCGCGGCCTTGTGTTGGCTGGCAATGCTGGGTTGTAACGGCGATTACAACCAGACCACGCCGGTCTATCAAAACGATTTGCCGTTCACGGCCACCTATACCTATCCCACGCCCAACATGCG is drawn from Myxococcales bacterium and contains these coding sequences:
- the tkt gene encoding transketolase, encoding MPHKLDQLAINTIRFLAVDAVQAANSGHPGAPLGAAPMAYVLWDRVLRHHPRQPRWFNRDRFVLSAGHASAMLYALLHLTGYDLSLDDIKNFRQWGSKTPGHPEYGEVPGVEVTTGPLGQGFAHGVGMALAEKWLAARYNRPGHAIIDHFTYAIVSDGDLQEGISYEAASLAGHLRLGKLIYLYDDNGIQIEGSTGTNFTEDIHRRFAAQEWQVIGPVDGNDVAALEKAIALARQETEKPSLIHVKTVIGFGSPFAGQADCHGSPLGPEKVAKTKETLGWPLSPAFHVPAEVAEYLGRAVERGAGYEAEWQQKFAAYAAAYPELAEKLRGQMENALPAGWDEGLAELFAGETKPVATRAASGKVLNQLAKKIDWLLGGSADLAPSNQTWIKGEPELSPENPGGRNIHFGVREHAMGAIAGGLALHGGIIPYTGTFLTFSDYMRTPMRLAALMGIRAIYLFSHDSIGLGEDGPTHQPIEHAMLLRQIPNLVLIRPADAAETVEAWKAALTRDNGPTTLLLTRQNVPIFDRAKYGAAAGLHRGGYVLWDSTGKTPQIIFIGTGSELSLALAAGEKLAAEGLAVRVVSLPSWELFDRQDAAYRETVLPAAVRARVAVEAGSTQGWQKYVGLDGAVIGLDRFGLSAPFGVLYEKFGFTVENLVATAKKCLK